A genomic region of Stegostoma tigrinum isolate sSteTig4 chromosome 15, sSteTig4.hap1, whole genome shotgun sequence contains the following coding sequences:
- the c1galt1c1 gene encoding C1GALT1-specific chaperone 1 isoform X1, giving the protein MDPALSWSLCHPRDSFSPGAWGWLFTSAWLFKPKAKMIKEGSSFMKGVMLGGIFCLVFTLFSNAKLGGESQRREQHSLKAPDKEELLKLPEAKRMELSLTIRVLCLITVTPKEIGYWASVVQTWSKHCDKAVFYSPETIKVFESVSLATEDKWIQTRKAFKHAYENFKDEYNWFFLAESTTFAIIENLKFFLLNKDPEQPFYIGHSVKSGDLEYVEFSSGVVLSIEALERLYRVLDDPVKCPEKGSLLWKMSEEKELAVCLKYTGIVADNAEDNEGKELFNSKNINTLVVEAMSNHPSEVVEGCCSDVAITFHGHSPNHMHVLMYGVYRLRPYGHIFNDALIFMPPVDSDND; this is encoded by the exons ATGGACCCAGCGCTATCTTGGTCACTGTGTCATCCTCGGGACTCGTTCTCACCCGGAGCTTGGGGCTGGCTTTTCACCTCCGCCTGGCTCTTTAAACCAAAG GCAAAGATGATAAAAGAAGGCAGTTCATTCATGAAGGGCGTGATGTTGGGTGGAATATTTTGTTTGGTCTTCACCCTTTTTAGTAACGCGAAGCTAGGTGGAGAATCGCAAAGACGCGAACAACACAGCCTCAAAGCTCCCGACAAAGAAGAACTGCTCAAGCTGCCCGAGGCGAAGCGGATGGAACTCAGTCTCACTATCCGTGTTCTTTGTTTGATCACGGTTACACCCAAAGAAATTGGCTACTGGGCCTCTGTAGTACAAACATGGAGCAAACATTGTGATAAAGCTGTCTTTTACAGCCCGGAAACCATAAAAGTCTTTGAATCAGTCAGCCTTGCAACGGAAGATAAATGGATCCAGACCAGAAAAGCTTTCAAGCATGCATATGAGAACTTCAAAGATGAGTATAATTGGTTTTTCCTGGCAGAATCAACTACGTTTGCAATTATTGAAAACCTTAAATTCTTTTTGCTGAATAAAGATCCAGAACAGCCTTTCTATATTGGTCATTCAGTCAAGTCTGGTGATTTGGAGTACGTGGAATTTTCTTCAGGAGTGGTCCTAAGTATAGAAGCATTAGAAAGACTCTATCGGGTTCTTGATGATCCTGTGAAATGCCCAGAAAAGGGGAGTTTGCTGTGGAAGATGTCTGAAGAAAAGGAACTTGCAGTATGTCTGAAGTACACAGGAATTGTTGCTGATAATGCAGAAGATAATGAAGGAAAAGAACTGTTTAATTCAAAAAATATAAATACCCTTGTTGTGGAGGCAATGTCTAATCACCCGAGTGAAGTTGTGGAAGGATGTTGCTCTGATGTAGCCATCACTTTTCATGGACATTCACCTAATCACATGCATGTTCTGATGTATGGTGTTTACAGACTACGACCTTACGGGCATATATTTAACGATGCACTGATTTTCATGCCACCTGTAGACTCTGACAATGATTAA
- the c1galt1c1 gene encoding C1GALT1-specific chaperone 1 isoform X2 — MIKEGSSFMKGVMLGGIFCLVFTLFSNAKLGGESQRREQHSLKAPDKEELLKLPEAKRMELSLTIRVLCLITVTPKEIGYWASVVQTWSKHCDKAVFYSPETIKVFESVSLATEDKWIQTRKAFKHAYENFKDEYNWFFLAESTTFAIIENLKFFLLNKDPEQPFYIGHSVKSGDLEYVEFSSGVVLSIEALERLYRVLDDPVKCPEKGSLLWKMSEEKELAVCLKYTGIVADNAEDNEGKELFNSKNINTLVVEAMSNHPSEVVEGCCSDVAITFHGHSPNHMHVLMYGVYRLRPYGHIFNDALIFMPPVDSDND; from the coding sequence ATGATAAAAGAAGGCAGTTCATTCATGAAGGGCGTGATGTTGGGTGGAATATTTTGTTTGGTCTTCACCCTTTTTAGTAACGCGAAGCTAGGTGGAGAATCGCAAAGACGCGAACAACACAGCCTCAAAGCTCCCGACAAAGAAGAACTGCTCAAGCTGCCCGAGGCGAAGCGGATGGAACTCAGTCTCACTATCCGTGTTCTTTGTTTGATCACGGTTACACCCAAAGAAATTGGCTACTGGGCCTCTGTAGTACAAACATGGAGCAAACATTGTGATAAAGCTGTCTTTTACAGCCCGGAAACCATAAAAGTCTTTGAATCAGTCAGCCTTGCAACGGAAGATAAATGGATCCAGACCAGAAAAGCTTTCAAGCATGCATATGAGAACTTCAAAGATGAGTATAATTGGTTTTTCCTGGCAGAATCAACTACGTTTGCAATTATTGAAAACCTTAAATTCTTTTTGCTGAATAAAGATCCAGAACAGCCTTTCTATATTGGTCATTCAGTCAAGTCTGGTGATTTGGAGTACGTGGAATTTTCTTCAGGAGTGGTCCTAAGTATAGAAGCATTAGAAAGACTCTATCGGGTTCTTGATGATCCTGTGAAATGCCCAGAAAAGGGGAGTTTGCTGTGGAAGATGTCTGAAGAAAAGGAACTTGCAGTATGTCTGAAGTACACAGGAATTGTTGCTGATAATGCAGAAGATAATGAAGGAAAAGAACTGTTTAATTCAAAAAATATAAATACCCTTGTTGTGGAGGCAATGTCTAATCACCCGAGTGAAGTTGTGGAAGGATGTTGCTCTGATGTAGCCATCACTTTTCATGGACATTCACCTAATCACATGCATGTTCTGATGTATGGTGTTTACAGACTACGACCTTACGGGCATATATTTAACGATGCACTGATTTTCATGCCACCTGTAGACTCTGACAATGATTAA